A region of Gemmatimonadota bacterium DNA encodes the following proteins:
- a CDS encoding insulinase family protein, producing the protein MKIVILSEAARRAAQSKDLLALATMLCIASPLHAQVTTAPALGPAPKLSVPVVQTASLPNGLKIQVARNAEVPLVEARLIINGGARLRGTTPGLATFTAGLLGEGAGGMTALKLAEETDFIGASLRAGAGYENVTLSLSVPKRSVDRGFQLMALMLLKPTFSSVDINRQRSLRLAGFTSERDSPNAVAGKVFYRNIFPASHPYHGDIDGDSASVVNFDSVAVRNWWATAADPRRTTLVLSGDVTLQEAVSWAAKHFSGWKAPSVILSSVPARDVSGPTQWKSRVILVDKPDAAQSVIMIGGPGMSRSDPDYPAVMVMNTILGGSFSARLNDLLREQLGYTYGAGSDFSFAPVAGPFVIGTDVRTDVTDSSLVVIFREIAAMREKAVTDVELARARNYLVLGSLSDYETASQVAGAMSTALLFRLPLATIPAELARINAVTAADVQRMAKFRLNPAEMTVVIVGDLAKIRAGIEKLGLGPVEVQTYEK; encoded by the coding sequence GTGAAGATTGTCATCCTGAGCGAAGCCGCCCGCAGGGCGGCGCAGTCGAAGGATCTGCTGGCCCTCGCGACCATGCTCTGCATTGCCTCGCCGCTGCATGCGCAGGTCACCACCGCGCCGGCGCTCGGCCCCGCGCCGAAGCTGTCGGTGCCGGTGGTGCAGACCGCCTCGCTGCCGAACGGCCTCAAGATCCAGGTCGCCCGCAACGCCGAAGTCCCGCTGGTCGAGGCGCGGCTGATCATCAACGGCGGCGCCAGGCTCCGTGGCACCACGCCGGGCCTCGCCACCTTCACCGCCGGCTTGCTGGGTGAAGGGGCCGGTGGGATGACGGCGTTGAAACTGGCCGAGGAGACCGACTTCATCGGCGCCTCGCTGCGCGCCGGTGCGGGGTACGAGAATGTCACGCTCTCGTTGTCGGTGCCGAAGCGGTCGGTGGATCGTGGCTTCCAGTTGATGGCGTTGATGCTCCTCAAGCCGACCTTCTCGAGCGTCGACATCAACCGGCAGCGGTCGCTGCGCCTGGCGGGCTTCACCAGCGAACGAGATTCGCCCAATGCCGTGGCGGGCAAGGTCTTCTACCGCAACATTTTTCCAGCGTCCCATCCGTACCACGGCGACATCGATGGCGACTCCGCGTCGGTGGTGAACTTCGACTCCGTGGCGGTGCGGAATTGGTGGGCCACGGCCGCCGATCCGCGGCGCACCACGCTGGTGCTCAGTGGCGACGTGACGTTGCAGGAAGCGGTGAGCTGGGCGGCGAAGCACTTCAGTGGCTGGAAGGCGCCGTCGGTGATTCTTTCCTCGGTGCCAGCGCGTGACGTCTCGGGGCCGACGCAGTGGAAGTCGCGGGTGATCCTGGTGGACAAGCCCGACGCTGCGCAGTCGGTGATCATGATCGGCGGGCCAGGCATGTCGCGCAGCGACCCCGACTATCCCGCCGTGATGGTCATGAACACCATCCTCGGCGGTTCCTTCTCGGCACGGCTCAACGACCTGCTGCGCGAGCAGCTGGGCTACACCTATGGCGCCGGCTCGGACTTCTCCTTCGCCCCGGTGGCCGGGCCGTTCGTGATTGGCACGGATGTCCGCACCGACGTCACCGATTCATCGCTCGTGGTCATCTTCCGCGAAATCGCCGCCATGCGGGAGAAGGCCGTCACCGACGTCGAGCTCGCTCGCGCACGGAACTACCTCGTGCTCGGGTCGCTCTCGGACTACGAGACAGCCAGCCAGGTGGCGGGGGCGATGAGCACGGCGCTCCTCTTCCGGTTGCCGCTCGCCACGATTCCGGCGGAGCTGGCGCGGATCAACGCCGTCACCGCCGCTGACGTGCAGCGGATGGCGAAGTTCCGCCTGAACCCCGCCGAGATGACCGTGGTGATCGTCGGCGACCTGGCGAAGATCCGCGCCGGGATCGAGAAGCTGGGGTTGGGGCCGGTGGAGGTGCAGACGTACGAGAAGTAG
- a CDS encoding NUDIX hydrolase — protein MTLLSSRRVYSGRIVSLDIDTVRFPNGNVGELEMLRHPGASAVLPFLDPVEDADPRVLLIKQFRHATGDYLWEIPAGRRDGEESPETTAHRELQEETGYRASQVERLTSIWTTPGFTDEVIHLFLASGLTPGESALEADEVLAVHPLPWSEVLDMVHNGTITDTKSINAILFVQAFKR, from the coding sequence ATGACACTCCTCTCAAGTCGCCGTGTCTACTCCGGCCGCATCGTCTCCCTCGACATCGACACGGTGCGCTTCCCCAACGGCAACGTCGGCGAGCTCGAGATGCTCAGGCATCCGGGCGCGTCGGCGGTACTGCCGTTTCTCGATCCGGTGGAGGACGCCGACCCGCGCGTGCTGCTGATCAAGCAGTTTCGCCACGCGACTGGCGACTACCTCTGGGAGATCCCGGCGGGTCGGCGGGATGGCGAGGAGTCGCCGGAAACGACGGCGCACCGCGAGCTGCAGGAGGAGACCGGCTACCGGGCCAGTCAGGTGGAGCGGCTCACCTCGATCTGGACCACCCCGGGCTTCACCGACGAGGTGATCCATCTCTTCCTGGCCAGCGGGCTGACGCCGGGGGAGAGCGCATTGGAGGCGGATGAGGTGCTCGCCGTGCACCCGCTGCCATGGTCGGAGGTGCTGGATATGGTGCACAATGGAACCATAACGGACACGAAATCGATCAACGCGATCCTTTTTGTACAGGCTTTCAAGAGATAA